One Primulina tabacum isolate GXHZ01 chromosome 10, ASM2559414v2, whole genome shotgun sequence DNA segment encodes these proteins:
- the LOC142506091 gene encoding pectinesterase inhibitor 3-like, protein MATTLDLSFSILLLLLLLSPLLQTTQADKNDLVRSSCVHASYPDICLRTLSSYGGSASTPRDLALAAVRVSIARVRKASDFLSNLKGIARRERGALNDCVEQMGDSVDELSKTLSALKNLRRGGDFRWQMSNAETWVSAALSNEETCLDGFKDINGHVRSDVRRSMTNVARVTSNALYLINLLDDNRR, encoded by the coding sequence ATGGCAACAACCCTCGATCTCTCATTCTccatcctcctcctcctcctcctcctctcaCCGCTActtcagacaacccaagcagaCAAAAACGACCTAGTCCGCTCCTCCTGCGTCCACGCCAGCTACCCCGACATCTGCCTGCGGACCCTCTCCTCCTACGGCGGCTCCGCCAGCACCCCCCGCGACCTCGCTCTGGCGGCGGTGAGGGTGAGCATCGCCCGCGTGCGAAAGGCCTCTGATTTCCTCTCTAACCTGAAGGGCATCGCGAGAAGAGAGCGTGGAGCCCTCAACGACTGCGTGGAGCAGATGGGGGACTCCGTGGACGAGCTGAGCAAGACGCTATCGGCCCTGAAGAACCTCCGCCGCGGCGGAGATTTCCGGTGGCAGATGAGCAATGCGGAGACGTGGGTCAGCGCCGCGTTGAGCAACGAGGAAACTTGCCTCGACGGATTCAAGGATATCAACGGACATGTACGCTCCGACGTGCGGCGGAGCATGACCAACGTGGCCAGAGTTACCAGTAATGCACTGTATCTCATCAACCTTCTCGACGATAATCGCCGGTGA